The Cardiobacteriaceae bacterium TAE3-ERU3 nucleotide sequence TCTTGTCTGCAAAAAGCAAATCAAGGCGGCCAGCTTGCGCGTCAAGGTTCGCTTCATCTTGCGAGTTGTAACGCTGAATATCGACCCAGTCACCAAGTTCCTTGGTCGCATAGTCATCAAATACTGATGCACGCAATACGCCAAGTACTTTGCCTTTAAGCCCTTCTTCACTGATTTCGACATCTGTACCTTTCGGACGTACAAATACACCCGGGTTGGTGTAGTAAGGAGCTGAGAAGGTCACACTCTTACGACGCTCATCAGTCGCGTTCATTGAAGCGATAATCGCATCAATTTTATTGGTTTTCAGCGCAGGAATGAGACCATCCCAATCAATTTGTTTGATTTCACATTCAACTTCCATCTGCTCACATAGCGCCATAGCGATGTCGATATCAAAACCACTCATTTCACCATTGCTGCCAAGCTCAGAGAAAGG carries:
- a CDS encoding transporter substrate-binding domain-containing protein; protein product: MKKILLTTTIAAISAFTIANAETLRIATDGTYPPFSELGSNGEMSGFDIDIAMALCEQMEVECEIKQIDWDGLIPALKTNKIDAIIASMNATDERRKSVTFSAPYYTNPGVFVRPKGTDVEISEEGLKGKVLGVLRASVFDDYATKELGDWVDIQRYNSQDEANLDAQAGRLDLLFADKIVLQDGFLNRDTGEGFEQFGPELTDEKYFGEGISIAVRKDEQELADKFSQAIQAIRENGAYKEVNDKYFDYDIYGLDGQSAQ